The nucleotide sequence GGCCAGTCCGAGGACGCGGGTGTTCGCGGCGGGGGCGGTGGCGGTGGCCATGGCGGTGGTCTCCTTCGGGGGCGTCGTCCGGTGGGACGAGCGGGGGTGCGGCGGGGCCGGGGAAGCGGCCCGCGAGAATAGAGTACATGGCGATTATGTCCATGGCTATTGTTTCGCGAAGGTGAGACCCATGGCCGATTCCGACCGGCGTGCGAGGCGCACGCGGAGGGAGCGGGTACGCGGAGGCGGCGATCCGTTCGTGCTTCGTGCGCCCTACCAGATCCACGATCGGTGACCAATGATGAGCGCACGGCAATCGGCCCAGCGACCCGCACGCCCGCCCCCGGCGGACGCCATGCGGGGAAGGAGTCCTCGTTGTTGCTTCTCATCTCCCCGGACAGCGTCGAAGAAGCCATCGATTGTGCGAAAGCGGCCGAGTACCTCGACATCGTCGACGTCAAGAAGCCGGACGAAGGCTCCCTCGGTGCCAACTTCCCGTGGGTGATCCGGGAGATCCGCGATGTCGTCCCGGCCGGCACGCCGGTGTCCGCCACCGTGGGGGATGTGCCGTACAAGCCCGGCACCGTCGCCCAGGCCGCGCTCGGGGCCGTGGTCTCCGGCGCCGCGTACATCAAGGTCGGCCTCTACGGATGCGCGACGCCCACGCAGGCCGTCGACGTCATGCGGGGCGTCGTCCGCGCGGTGAAGGACCACAGCCCGGACGCGCTCGTCGTCGCCTCCGGGTACGCCGACGCGCACCGGATCGGCTGCGTCAACCCGCTCGCGCTGCCCGACATCGCGGCCCGCGCGGGCGCCGACGCGGCCATGCTCGACACCGCGATCAAGGACGGCACACGGCTGCTCGACCACGTTCCCGTCGACGCGTGCGAGGAGTTCGTCCGGCGGGCGCACGACGCGGGTCTGCTCGCCGCGCTCGCCGGCAGCGTCAAGGCGGTCGACCTCGCGGTCCTGACCCGCATCGGCACCGACATCGTGGGGGTGCGTGGCGCGGTCTGCGACGGAGGCGACCGCAACGCCGGGCGGATCCGCCCGGAACTCGTGGCCGCGTTCCGGGCCGAGATGGACCGGCACGCCCGGGAGCACGCCGCGACCGCCGCCGCCGCGAGCTGACCGCCGGCATGCCGACGAGGCGAAGTGTCCGTCGCGTGCCCGGAGTTCGCGGCGGGCGCTTCGCCGTACGCGATCCCGCCACCGGCCAGGAGTTCGACACGGCCCCCGACCAGCGCGCGGACGAACTCGACGCGATCGTCGACCGTTCCCACGCCGCGTGGCGCGGCTGGCGCGCCGACCCCGCCGCGCGCACCACCGCACTGCTCGCGGCGGCCGACGCCGTGGCGGCGGCCGGGCCCGCCCTGGCCCCCCTGCTCACGCGGGAGCAGGGCAAACCGCTCGCCGAGTCGCACGCGGAGGTCGCCCGCACGGCGGCCCGTCTGCGCTATTTCGCGGAACTGAGCCCCGAGACCCGGCCGATCACCGACGGCCGGGCGGTGCGCAGCGAGGTCCGCTGGCGACCGCTCGGTCCCGTCGCGGCGATCGTGCCGTGGAACTTCCCGCTGCAACTCGCGTCCGCGAAGTTCGCCCCCGCGCTCGCCGCGGGCAACACCGTCGTCCTCAAGCCGTCCCCGTTCACCCCCCTGGCGACCAGGCGGCTGGCGGCCGTCGTCGCCGAGGTGCTGCCCGAGGGAGTCCTGACGGTCGTCACCGGTCGCGAACCCCTCGGCTCGCGCCTCGCGTCCCACCCCGGGATCCGCCACGTGAGCTTCACCGGGTCGGTCGCCACCGGGCGGGCCGTCGCGGCCGGCGCCGCGGCCTCGCTCGCCCGGGTCACCCTCGAACTGGGCGGCAACGACGCGGCGATCCTGCTGGACGACGCGGACGTCGAGCGCATCGCGGACCGGCTGTTCTGGGCGGCCTTCCGCAACTGCGGGCAGGTGTGCATGGCCGTCAAGCGGGTCTACGCGCCGGCCCGGCTCTACCCGCGCGTGGTCGAAGCGCTCGCGGAGCGTGCCGAGGACACCGTCGTCGGGGCCGGGCTCGACCCGGACGTGCGGCTCGGCCCGGTGAACAACGCCGGCCAACTGGCCCGCGTCGAGGACTACACCGCCCAGGCCCTCGCGGCCGGCGCGCGCGCCGCCGCCGGGGGCCACCGGCTGGACCGGGCGGGATACTTCTTCGCCCCGACCGTCCTCGCCGACGTCCCGCCCGACAGCCCGGTGGTGACCGAGGAGCAATTCGGGCCGGTGCTCCCGGTGTTGCCGTACGACAGCGTCGACGAGGCCGTCGCCGCGGCCAACGGCACCGGCTTCGGGCTCGGCGGCTCGGTGTGGGGGACCGACCAGGACCGCGCGGCGGCCGTCGCCGACCGGCTCGAATGCGGCACGGTGTGGATCAACCACCACGCCGAACTGTCCCTCGCCCAGCCGTTCGCGGGCGTCAAGGAGAGCGGCGTGGGCGTCGCGGGCGGGCCGTGGGGGCTGTACGGGAATCTCAGGCCGTTCGTCGTGCACCGCCTTGGGGAGGCACGATCGTGAAGTTCGGTGCGGCGGTGCTGCGTTCGTACGCCAGCCCGTTCACGGTCGAGGACGTCGTCCTGGAGTCGGGGCCGGCCGACGGCGAGGTTCTGGTCGCCATCGCGGGCTGCGGGATGTGCCGCACCGACCTCGCGGTGCGTCGCTCGGCGGGCCGCTCACCGCTCCCGGCGGTGCTCGGGCACGAAGGCTCGGGCGTCGTGGTGGAGACGGGCGGCCCCGACACCGGCCTGCGCCCCGGCGACAGCGTCGTGCTGAGCTTCGACTCGTGCGGGCACTGCCGCAACTGCCTCGGCGCGGCCCCCGCCTACTGCGAATCCTTCGCCGCCCTCAACCTGTTCGGCGGACGGACGGACAACGCGGCGCTGTTCACCGACGCGGCCGGGCACGCCCTCGCGCCGCGCTGGTTCGGGCAGTCCTCGTTCGCCCAGTACGCGGTCGTCGCCGCCCGCAACGCCGTGCGCGTCGATCCCGCGCTGCCCGTCGAACTCCTCGGCCCGCTCGGCTGCGGCTTCCTCACCGGTGCCGGAGCGGTCCTGAACACCTTCCGCGCCGGCCCCGGCGACACCGTCGTGGTCCTCGGCGCGGGAGCGGTCGGGCTGACCGCGGTCATGGCGGCGTCCGCGTCCGGGGCGACCGTGGTCGCGGTCGACCGGCACCCCGGACGGCTCGTACTCGCCGAGGAGTTCGGGGCGCTGCCGGTGCCCGCCGACACGGTCGGCCTCGCGGACCGCGTCCGGCGCCTGACCGACGGCGGCGCTCAATACGCGCTCGACACCACCGCCGCGCCCCGGCTGATCAACGAGGCGCTGCACGCCCTGCGCCCCACCGGCCGACTCGGCCTCGTGGCACGGCTGCACACCCCGCTGACGCTCGATGTCGGCACCCTCGACCGGGGCCGCGGCATCGTCCACCTGTGCGAAGGAGACGCGATCCCCGGCCTGTTGATCCCGCGCCTGGCCGCGCTGTGGCAGGCCGGGCGCTTCCCCTTCGACCGGCTCATCCGCACATACCCGCTGGCCGACATCAACGAGGCCGAACACGACTGCGAGA is from Yinghuangia sp. ASG 101 and encodes:
- a CDS encoding (5-formylfuran-3-yl)methyl phosphate synthase, coding for MLLLISPDSVEEAIDCAKAAEYLDIVDVKKPDEGSLGANFPWVIREIRDVVPAGTPVSATVGDVPYKPGTVAQAALGAVVSGAAYIKVGLYGCATPTQAVDVMRGVVRAVKDHSPDALVVASGYADAHRIGCVNPLALPDIAARAGADAAMLDTAIKDGTRLLDHVPVDACEEFVRRAHDAGLLAALAGSVKAVDLAVLTRIGTDIVGVRGAVCDGGDRNAGRIRPELVAAFRAEMDRHAREHAATAAAAS
- a CDS encoding aldehyde dehydrogenase family protein, producing the protein MPTRRSVRRVPGVRGGRFAVRDPATGQEFDTAPDQRADELDAIVDRSHAAWRGWRADPAARTTALLAAADAVAAAGPALAPLLTREQGKPLAESHAEVARTAARLRYFAELSPETRPITDGRAVRSEVRWRPLGPVAAIVPWNFPLQLASAKFAPALAAGNTVVLKPSPFTPLATRRLAAVVAEVLPEGVLTVVTGREPLGSRLASHPGIRHVSFTGSVATGRAVAAGAAASLARVTLELGGNDAAILLDDADVERIADRLFWAAFRNCGQVCMAVKRVYAPARLYPRVVEALAERAEDTVVGAGLDPDVRLGPVNNAGQLARVEDYTAQALAAGARAAAGGHRLDRAGYFFAPTVLADVPPDSPVVTEEQFGPVLPVLPYDSVDEAVAAANGTGFGLGGSVWGTDQDRAAAVADRLECGTVWINHHAELSLAQPFAGVKESGVGVAGGPWGLYGNLRPFVVHRLGEARS
- a CDS encoding NAD(P)-dependent alcohol dehydrogenase, with protein sequence MKFGAAVLRSYASPFTVEDVVLESGPADGEVLVAIAGCGMCRTDLAVRRSAGRSPLPAVLGHEGSGVVVETGGPDTGLRPGDSVVLSFDSCGHCRNCLGAAPAYCESFAALNLFGGRTDNAALFTDAAGHALAPRWFGQSSFAQYAVVAARNAVRVDPALPVELLGPLGCGFLTGAGAVLNTFRAGPGDTVVVLGAGAVGLTAVMAASASGATVVAVDRHPGRLVLAEEFGALPVPADTVGLADRVRRLTDGGAQYALDTTAAPRLINEALHALRPTGRLGLVARLHTPLTLDVGTLDRGRGIVHLCEGDAIPGLLIPRLAALWQAGRFPFDRLIRTYPLADINEAEHDCETGRVVKPVLIPETRG